In Devosia sp. 1566, a single genomic region encodes these proteins:
- a CDS encoding CHASE3 domain-containing protein, translating into MPISNNAFVRATTILLLVGFFALVGIVGTTIWLVERTQGYFNEVVVSREIRSAATDLRNALVDAETGQRGFLLTGNEAYLEPYTGAVQRLPVLQQRLVTVLAPYPQLREGLVELQSAIDIKLQELARTIDLMRAGDRDAALAIVNSDTGNENMGRTRDFLVALVASAQERLDTGVVDQRNAATALRWVAIFGALVIVAVVGGSVWTALAYTREIARARREVEEANQSLEERVQERTADLGKANEEIQRFAYIVTHDLRAPLVNIMGFTSELETSVATLRDYMSEREESGDPKFAEARLAATEDLPEAIGFIRSSTRKMDALINAILKISREGRRQLKPEALNLAEIIDASVSAIQHQVTENGGSVTTEVKVARLVTDRLSLEQVLGNLLDNAVKYQEPGRPLTVAIRALPAERNRLNIEVIDNGRGIASTDHERVFELFRRSGSQSQPGEGIGLAHVRTMVRSLGGEITLSSELGKGTTFRINLPRDLRSYLGSNAK; encoded by the coding sequence ATGCCGATATCGAACAATGCCTTTGTTCGCGCGACCACCATTCTCTTGTTGGTAGGCTTTTTCGCACTGGTCGGCATTGTCGGCACGACGATCTGGCTGGTTGAGCGCACCCAGGGCTATTTCAACGAGGTGGTCGTATCGCGCGAGATCCGCAGCGCCGCTACCGATCTGCGCAACGCATTGGTGGATGCCGAAACAGGGCAGCGCGGTTTTCTGCTGACAGGCAACGAAGCCTATCTGGAACCCTATACCGGGGCCGTTCAACGACTGCCCGTGTTGCAGCAGCGGCTCGTCACCGTGCTGGCGCCCTATCCCCAGCTTCGCGAAGGCCTTGTCGAACTCCAATCTGCTATCGACATCAAGCTGCAAGAACTTGCCCGAACTATTGATCTGATGCGCGCTGGCGATCGCGATGCCGCCCTGGCGATCGTCAACAGCGACACCGGCAATGAGAACATGGGGCGCACCCGCGACTTCCTCGTGGCGCTGGTGGCAAGCGCACAGGAGCGCCTCGATACCGGCGTGGTCGACCAGCGCAATGCCGCCACCGCGCTGCGTTGGGTCGCCATTTTTGGCGCGCTGGTGATCGTTGCTGTGGTGGGGGGCTCAGTCTGGACAGCGTTGGCCTATACCAGGGAAATTGCCCGGGCCCGCCGCGAAGTGGAAGAAGCCAATCAAAGCCTTGAGGAGCGGGTGCAGGAACGCACCGCGGACCTGGGCAAGGCCAATGAGGAAATCCAACGCTTCGCCTACATCGTGACCCATGATCTGCGCGCGCCTCTCGTCAACATCATGGGGTTTACCAGCGAACTGGAAACCAGCGTCGCTACCCTGCGTGACTATATGAGCGAGCGCGAAGAATCGGGCGATCCGAAATTCGCCGAGGCGCGCCTGGCCGCCACCGAGGACCTGCCGGAGGCGATCGGCTTTATCCGCTCTTCGACCCGCAAGATGGATGCACTGATCAACGCCATCCTCAAGATTTCCCGCGAAGGCCGGCGCCAGCTCAAGCCCGAAGCACTGAACCTCGCCGAAATCATCGACGCTTCGGTCAGCGCCATCCAGCATCAGGTGACGGAAAATGGCGGCTCGGTTACAACCGAGGTCAAGGTCGCACGCCTCGTCACTGACCGGCTTTCGCTGGAACAGGTGCTCGGCAATCTCCTAGACAATGCGGTCAAGTACCAGGAACCTGGCCGACCGCTGACCGTGGCCATCCGGGCCCTGCCCGCGGAGCGCAACCGACTCAACATCGAAGTGATCGATAACGGCCGCGGCATTGCGTCTACTGACCATGAGCGCGTCTTTGAACTTTTCCGCCGCTCTGGTAGCCAGAGCCAACCGGGCGAAGGCATCGGCCTGGCGCATGTGCGCACCATGGTGCGCAGCCTGGGTGGCGAAATTACCCTCTCCTCGGAGCTGGGCAAAGGAACGACCTTTAGAATCAATCTGCCGCGCGATCTGCGCAGCTATCTCGGGAGCAATGCAAAATGA
- a CDS encoding penicillin-binding protein 2, which translates to MALAHENFAPPISLDGARKVRGNLTQARIRWMIFAIVLGFALVSARLVQLGMVVPDSTIEGQARDLITATRPPILDRNGLEMAVDIRVPSLFAEPRRIIDVEEAVQKLRTVIPDLDEKWLRDRLTGDKGFVWLKRELSPSIQERVMRLGIPGIDFITESKRFYPGMTEASHILGSTNIDNQGIAGIERHMDGENVALLQELGLARGNALAPVELSIDMRAQHVMHEQLIDAMTRYQAIAAAGIMLDVHTGEVIALASVPDFNPNDPASALVKDSFNRITAGIFEPGSIFKTVTIAGALDSGAVSVSDQFDARFGVRFGRFTIDDFHGKHRILSLPEVYKYSSNIGTIRIMQAMGKEPYRQFLSTMGFDQRVPFELPEMRLPTVPKQLSEVGAATASFGHGLSVSPLHMAVAYAAFVNGGNYVPPTLYKRDLGEAESLYRRVLQPSTSDALRYLMRLNALEGSGSQMNKEALGYRVGGKTGTAEKVVDGRYSSSKVTNFFASAFPLDNPRYAMVIMVDEPKAENPQSGTTAGWNAGTVTGRIVQRVAPMLGIAPDFSEALDQALKPAGVY; encoded by the coding sequence ATGGCCTTGGCGCACGAGAATTTTGCCCCGCCCATTTCGCTCGACGGCGCACGCAAGGTCCGCGGCAATCTCACCCAGGCGCGCATTCGCTGGATGATCTTCGCGATCGTGCTGGGTTTTGCCCTGGTGAGCGCGCGGCTGGTGCAGTTGGGCATGGTCGTGCCCGACTCCACGATCGAAGGGCAGGCACGCGACCTGATCACCGCGACTCGCCCACCAATTCTTGACCGCAATGGGCTCGAAATGGCGGTCGATATTCGTGTTCCCTCGCTGTTTGCCGAGCCGCGCCGCATCATCGATGTGGAAGAAGCCGTGCAAAAACTGCGCACGGTCATCCCGGATCTCGACGAGAAGTGGCTGCGCGACCGGCTCACCGGCGACAAGGGCTTTGTTTGGCTCAAGCGCGAGCTGTCGCCCTCCATCCAGGAGCGGGTGATGCGGCTTGGCATCCCGGGCATCGACTTCATCACCGAATCCAAGCGCTTTTACCCCGGGATGACGGAAGCATCCCACATCCTGGGTTCAACCAACATCGACAACCAGGGCATCGCCGGCATCGAGCGGCACATGGATGGCGAGAACGTCGCGCTCCTGCAGGAGCTTGGCCTGGCCCGCGGCAATGCGCTGGCCCCGGTTGAGCTTTCCATCGACATGCGCGCCCAGCATGTGATGCACGAGCAGCTGATTGACGCGATGACGCGCTACCAGGCGATCGCTGCCGCCGGCATCATGCTCGATGTGCATACCGGGGAGGTCATTGCGCTCGCCTCGGTGCCCGATTTCAACCCGAATGATCCCGCATCGGCCCTGGTCAAGGACAGCTTCAACCGTATCACCGCCGGCATTTTCGAGCCCGGCTCCATCTTCAAGACCGTGACCATTGCCGGTGCACTCGATAGCGGTGCAGTATCGGTGAGCGATCAGTTCGATGCGCGCTTCGGCGTTCGCTTTGGCCGCTTCACCATCGATGACTTCCACGGCAAGCACCGCATTCTCAGCCTGCCCGAAGTTTATAAATACTCGTCCAATATCGGCACGATCCGCATCATGCAGGCCATGGGCAAGGAGCCCTATCGGCAGTTCCTGAGCACGATGGGCTTTGACCAGCGGGTACCCTTCGAGCTGCCCGAGATGCGCTTGCCAACGGTTCCCAAGCAACTGTCCGAAGTTGGCGCGGCCACCGCGTCTTTCGGTCACGGCTTATCGGTCTCCCCTCTGCACATGGCGGTAGCCTATGCAGCATTCGTCAATGGCGGCAATTACGTGCCTCCCACGCTGTACAAGCGTGACCTGGGAGAGGCCGAGTCCCTGTACCGGCGCGTCCTGCAGCCATCCACCAGTGATGCCCTGCGCTATCTCATGCGGCTTAATGCCCTTGAAGGTTCGGGCTCGCAGATGAACAAGGAAGCGCTGGGTTATCGCGTCGGCGGCAAGACCGGCACGGCCGAAAAGGTGGTTGACGGCCGCTATTCTTCCAGCAAAGTCACCAACTTCTTTGCGTCGGCTTTCCCGCTGGACAATCCACGCTATGCAATGGTGATCATGGTTGACGAGCCCAAGGCCGAAAACCCGCAGTCCGGCACCACCGCGGGCTGGAATGCCGGCACCGTCACCGGCCGCATCGTGCAGCGCGTTGCGCCCATGCTGGGCATCGCGCCCGATTTCTCCGAAGCGCTTGATCAGGCGCTGAAGCCCGCTGGCGTTTACTAA
- the rsmH gene encoding 16S rRNA (cytosine(1402)-N(4))-methyltransferase RsmH: MGKSKMPEASQENMSHIPVLLDEVLAVFAPVHGKRIVDGTFGAGGYSRALLVAGAEVVGIDRDPSVLPFANALKADYPDRFTFLPGTFSQLDDLAGEQGPVDGVVLDIGVSSMQLDEAERGFSFMREGPLDMRMSGAGESAADLVNGLEAEALANLLYAFGEERKSRRIAQFIVAARQEAPIETTLQLARIIEKAIGRKPGDAHPATRSFQALRIAVNAEFEQLVQGLFAAERLLGEGGRLAIITFHSLEDRIVKRFFDPDKGAPTQSRHLPQVVGEERRWVEVAKAKKPGSVELERNSRSRSAILRWAVRGAAPARPVRMEGLGVPTIRGNA; the protein is encoded by the coding sequence ATGGGCAAGAGTAAGATGCCCGAAGCCAGCCAAGAGAATATGTCGCATATCCCCGTGCTCCTCGATGAGGTGCTGGCGGTGTTTGCGCCTGTTCATGGCAAGCGAATCGTTGATGGCACTTTTGGTGCCGGCGGCTATTCCCGCGCGCTCTTGGTTGCTGGAGCCGAGGTCGTGGGCATTGATCGCGATCCAAGCGTGCTGCCCTTTGCCAATGCACTGAAGGCCGACTACCCCGACCGGTTTACCTTTCTGCCGGGCACATTTTCCCAGCTTGACGATTTGGCGGGCGAGCAGGGCCCGGTTGACGGGGTGGTGCTCGATATCGGCGTCAGCTCAATGCAGCTGGACGAGGCCGAGCGCGGTTTTTCCTTCATGCGCGAGGGTCCACTCGACATGCGCATGAGCGGGGCAGGCGAAAGCGCTGCTGATCTCGTCAATGGCCTCGAGGCCGAAGCGCTTGCTAATCTGCTTTATGCCTTCGGCGAAGAACGCAAGTCGCGGCGTATCGCCCAGTTCATCGTGGCGGCCCGCCAGGAGGCGCCAATCGAAACAACTCTGCAGCTGGCCCGCATCATTGAGAAAGCCATCGGCCGCAAACCCGGCGATGCCCATCCGGCCACCCGCTCGTTCCAGGCGCTGCGTATTGCCGTCAATGCCGAGTTCGAGCAGTTGGTCCAGGGCCTGTTCGCGGCCGAGCGCCTGCTAGGTGAAGGCGGGCGGCTCGCCATCATTACCTTCCACTCCCTTGAAGACCGCATCGTCAAACGCTTCTTTGATCCCGATAAGGGCGCGCCAACTCAGTCACGGCACCTGCCGCAGGTGGTGGGCGAAGAACGGCGCTGGGTCGAAGTTGCCAAGGCGAAAAAGCCCGGCAGCGTCGAGCTTGAGCGCAACAGCCGCTCGCGGTCGGCCATTCTGCGCTGGGCGGTCCGGGGCGCTGCGCCCGCCCGTCCGGTGCGAATGGAGGGCCTTGGCGTGCCAACAATCCGGGGAAATGCATGA
- a CDS encoding response regulator translates to MNSGTPVTIVMIEDDEGHARLIEKNIRRAGVSNQIIPFTDGTSALNYLMGNDGSGEVSSGRQLLILLDLNLPDMTGVDILEKVKSNEHTRRSPVVVLTTTDDQREIQRCYDLGANVYITKPVDYDGFANAIRQLGLFFSVIQVPEAD, encoded by the coding sequence ATGAACTCCGGCACACCCGTCACCATTGTCATGATCGAGGACGACGAGGGGCACGCGCGGCTGATCGAGAAGAACATCCGGCGGGCCGGCGTCAGCAACCAGATCATCCCCTTCACCGACGGCACCTCGGCGCTGAACTATCTGATGGGCAATGATGGCAGCGGCGAAGTCAGCAGCGGACGGCAATTGCTGATCCTGCTCGATCTGAACCTGCCCGACATGACCGGCGTCGACATCCTCGAGAAGGTCAAGAGCAACGAACATACCCGCCGCTCGCCGGTCGTGGTGCTGACCACCACTGATGACCAGCGCGAAATCCAGCGTTGCTATGATCTAGGCGCCAATGTCTATATCACCAAACCGGTCGACTATGACGGGTTTGCCAACGCGATTCGCCAGTTGGGATTGTTTTTCTCGGTGATTCAGGTTCCGGAAGCCGACTGA